The following coding sequences are from one Prochlorococcus sp. MIT 0604 window:
- a CDS encoding argininosuccinate synthase, translating into MPQVKKVVLAYSGGVDTSVCIPYLKNEYGISEVVTFVANLGQGENLELIRQKALNSGASKSIVGNLVNSFVERYAFPAIRANALYLEKYPLSTALARPLIAENLVNIAREINADAVAHGCTGKGNDQVRFDLAINALGPDLKIITPAREWNMSREQAIEYGEKFGIPAPVSKKSPYSIDVNLLGRSIEAGILEDPMQEAPEDIFEMTSSIDNSPDSPQDIEIVFKNGFPVGINDEFLTPVEIIQKANALSGAHGFGRIDMIEDRVVGIKSREIYETPGLLLLIKAHKELESITLNPDVVDFKGIVEKKWGQLVYQGFWFGPLKDSLDAFISSTQTSVNGRVKIRLHKGNAIVIGRVSENNSLYREDLATYTKDDVFNHSLAEGFIYMWGMSNKIWAELNSKTKN; encoded by the coding sequence ATGCCGCAGGTAAAAAAAGTTGTACTAGCTTATTCTGGAGGAGTAGATACAAGCGTTTGTATTCCATACTTAAAGAATGAATATGGAATTTCAGAAGTTGTTACTTTTGTCGCAAATCTTGGACAAGGCGAGAATTTAGAACTTATAAGGCAAAAAGCTTTAAATTCTGGTGCATCTAAATCAATCGTTGGAAATTTAGTTAATAGTTTTGTTGAGAGATATGCTTTTCCAGCCATTAGAGCAAACGCATTATATTTAGAAAAATATCCTTTATCTACTGCTCTTGCTAGGCCTTTAATTGCTGAAAATCTTGTGAATATTGCTAGAGAAATTAACGCGGATGCAGTGGCTCATGGATGCACTGGTAAAGGGAACGATCAAGTTCGATTTGATTTAGCAATCAATGCTTTAGGTCCTGATTTGAAAATAATTACTCCTGCAAGGGAGTGGAATATGAGTAGGGAGCAGGCAATAGAATATGGAGAAAAATTTGGTATTCCTGCACCAGTATCCAAAAAATCACCATATTCGATAGACGTTAATCTACTTGGAAGGAGTATTGAAGCGGGCATATTAGAAGACCCAATGCAAGAAGCACCTGAAGATATATTCGAGATGACATCATCAATCGATAATTCACCTGATTCTCCTCAAGATATAGAAATTGTTTTTAAAAATGGGTTTCCAGTTGGAATTAATGATGAATTTTTAACTCCAGTAGAGATTATTCAAAAAGCAAATGCCCTTTCAGGTGCTCATGGTTTCGGAAGAATAGATATGATTGAAGATCGAGTAGTAGGAATTAAAAGCAGAGAGATTTACGAAACACCTGGTCTCTTACTTTTAATCAAAGCTCATAAAGAATTAGAGAGTATTACATTAAACCCAGACGTTGTCGACTTTAAAGGAATAGTTGAAAAAAAATGGGGTCAACTAGTCTATCAAGGTTTTTGGTTTGGTCCTCTTAAAGATAGTTTAGATGCATTTATTTCCTCGACTCAAACTTCAGTTAATGGAAGAGTAAAGATTAGACTCCATAAGGGTAACGCAATAGTAATTGGGAGAGTTTCGGAAAATAATTCACTTTACAGGGAAGATTTAGCGACATATACCAAAGATGATGTTTTTAATCATTCTTTAGCAGAGGGGTTTATTTATATGTGGGGTATGTCAAATAAAATATGGGCTGAGTTAAATTCAAAAACAAAAAATTAA
- the dnaK gene encoding molecular chaperone DnaK: protein MGKVVGIDLGTTNSCVAVMEGGKPTVIANAEGFRTTPSVVAYTKNQDQLVGQIAKRQAVMNPENTFYSAKRFVGRRVDEVNEESKEVSYSVEKSGSSVKLKCPILDKQFSPEEVSSQVLRKLADDAGKYLGEKVTQAVITVPAYFNDSQRQATKDAGKIAGLEVLRIVNEPTAAALAYGLDKENEKILVFDLGGGTFDVSVIEAGDGVTEVLSTSGDTHLGGDDFDRCIVDHLASTFKSNEGIDLRQDKQALQRLTEAAEKAKIELSNATQSEINLPFITATPEGPKHLDLNLTRAKFEELAASLIDRCKTPVERAISDAKISTSEIDEVVMVGGSSRIPAVLDLVKKIIGKEPNQTVNPDEVVAVGAAIQGGVLAGEVKDILLLDVTPLSLGVETLGGVMTKMINRNTTVPTKKSETYSTAVDGQTNVEIHVLQGEREMASDNKSLGTFRLDGIPSAPRGVPQIEVTFDIDANGILSVTAKDKGSGKEQSISITGASTLSDNEVEKMVKDAESNASADKEKREKIDLKNQAETLVYQTEKQLSELGDKIDAAAKSKVEEKSNALKEATSKEDYESMKKLLEELQQELYAVGSSVYQQPGNQPPTPDSAGGPDQTDSKDKGGDDVIDADFTESKD from the coding sequence ATGGGTAAGGTTGTAGGAATCGATTTAGGAACAACTAATAGTTGTGTCGCTGTAATGGAGGGTGGTAAACCTACTGTAATAGCAAATGCTGAGGGTTTCAGAACTACTCCATCAGTTGTTGCATATACAAAAAATCAAGATCAGCTTGTTGGGCAAATCGCCAAAAGACAAGCTGTTATGAATCCTGAAAATACTTTTTATTCTGCAAAGCGTTTTGTTGGTAGAAGAGTTGATGAAGTAAATGAAGAATCTAAAGAAGTTAGTTACTCTGTTGAAAAATCCGGTTCTAGTGTCAAATTAAAGTGTCCTATTCTGGATAAGCAGTTTTCCCCTGAAGAAGTAAGTTCTCAAGTTCTAAGAAAGTTAGCAGATGATGCGGGTAAATACCTTGGTGAAAAAGTTACACAAGCTGTAATAACTGTTCCAGCTTATTTTAATGACTCTCAGAGACAGGCAACAAAAGATGCAGGAAAGATTGCAGGTTTAGAAGTTCTTAGAATTGTCAATGAGCCAACAGCTGCAGCTTTAGCATATGGTTTGGATAAAGAAAATGAAAAAATTCTTGTATTTGATTTAGGGGGAGGAACATTTGACGTCTCTGTTATCGAAGCTGGTGATGGAGTAACTGAAGTTTTATCTACATCTGGAGATACACATTTAGGTGGTGATGATTTTGATAGATGCATCGTAGACCATTTAGCAAGTACTTTTAAATCAAATGAGGGAATTGATCTTAGACAAGATAAGCAGGCTTTACAAAGACTTACTGAAGCTGCAGAAAAAGCAAAAATTGAGCTGTCCAATGCTACTCAAAGTGAAATAAATTTGCCGTTTATCACAGCGACCCCTGAAGGTCCAAAACATTTAGATTTGAACCTAACAAGAGCAAAATTTGAGGAATTAGCAGCTTCTCTAATTGATAGGTGCAAAACCCCAGTTGAAAGAGCTATAAGTGATGCAAAAATTTCTACTAGTGAAATTGACGAAGTTGTGATGGTTGGAGGTTCATCTAGGATACCTGCAGTTTTAGATTTAGTAAAAAAAATAATAGGTAAGGAACCAAATCAAACTGTTAATCCTGATGAAGTTGTTGCTGTTGGAGCAGCTATTCAAGGCGGAGTTTTAGCAGGTGAAGTTAAAGATATATTATTGCTTGATGTCACTCCACTTTCTTTAGGTGTAGAAACTTTAGGTGGGGTTATGACAAAAATGATAAATAGAAATACTACAGTTCCTACTAAGAAATCTGAGACATATTCAACTGCTGTAGACGGACAAACCAATGTAGAAATACATGTACTACAGGGAGAAAGGGAAATGGCATCTGATAACAAAAGTTTAGGAACTTTTAGATTGGATGGTATTCCATCAGCACCAAGAGGTGTCCCCCAAATTGAAGTGACATTTGATATCGATGCAAACGGTATTCTTAGTGTTACAGCTAAAGATAAGGGGAGTGGAAAGGAGCAAAGTATTTCTATCACTGGTGCTTCTACTTTATCTGATAATGAGGTTGAAAAAATGGTTAAAGATGCAGAATCAAATGCATCAGCTGATAAAGAAAAAAGAGAAAAAATTGATTTAAAGAACCAAGCTGAAACACTCGTCTATCAGACAGAAAAGCAACTTAGTGAGTTGGGAGATAAAATTGATGCGGCCGCAAAATCCAAGGTTGAAGAAAAAAGCAATGCATTAAAAGAGGCAACCTCAAAAGAGGACTATGAATCAATGAAAAAACTTCTTGAAGAGCTT
- the rpsF gene encoding 30S ribosomal protein S6 — MNDQQSYYETMYILRPDIAEDEVTNHIDKYNKLLEEFGGTILDSQMRGKRRLAYQISKHREGIYVQLSHQGDGQHIFKIEKAMRLSEDVMRYLTVKQEGPLPAPRSSTKSSTQADDKTNQESKVESKEKQPIVSEDTSTSGKDDIETKENSDT; from the coding sequence ATGAACGATCAACAATCTTATTACGAAACTATGTATATCCTCCGCCCAGATATTGCGGAAGATGAAGTAACTAACCACATTGATAAATACAATAAGCTTTTAGAAGAATTTGGCGGTACCATCCTCGATAGTCAAATGAGGGGTAAAAGAAGGTTAGCCTATCAAATATCCAAACATAGAGAAGGTATTTACGTCCAACTAAGTCATCAAGGTGATGGACAACATATTTTCAAAATTGAAAAGGCAATGAGACTTAGTGAAGATGTAATGAGGTATCTAACCGTTAAACAAGAGGGGCCTTTGCCAGCCCCAAGATCTTCTACTAAGAGTTCAACTCAAGCAGATGATAAAACAAATCAAGAATCTAAAGTTGAATCCAAAGAAAAACAACCAATAGTAAGCGAAGATACTTCAACATCGGGTAAAGATGATATTGAAACCAAAGAAAATTCAGACACTTGA
- a CDS encoding shikimate dehydrogenase, which yields MISSKTSFIALIGNPVSHSLSPIMQNAALQYLGLDLIYIAIPCKDEDLELVLNSLKKINCKGLNITIPHKEKVFKLCSEISPVASKLKAINTLKLNSEKEWSATNTDVEGFIYPLKTLNLTEKQSVVLGSGGAARSVIQGLINLNLSKISVVARNKSSLDELIKNFENQIKLQGLLNNDNQAQNLIEEADLVVNTTPVGMKTAKNEMNILPYGESFWRSLNSKTIVYDLIYNPAPTHLLKFSANKGCTTIDGLQMLIAQGLKSLSFWTNGLEVPFNIMNDSLKNYLKNK from the coding sequence ATGATTTCAAGTAAGACATCTTTTATTGCATTAATCGGCAATCCAGTAAGCCATTCTTTGTCACCGATTATGCAAAATGCTGCCCTCCAATATTTAGGTTTAGATTTAATTTATATTGCCATACCTTGCAAAGATGAAGATCTAGAATTAGTCCTGAATTCTTTAAAAAAAATTAATTGCAAAGGTCTAAATATTACAATCCCCCATAAAGAAAAAGTATTTAAACTTTGTAGTGAAATTTCCCCTGTTGCAAGCAAACTGAAAGCAATTAATACTCTAAAATTGAATTCTGAAAAAGAATGGAGCGCAACTAATACCGATGTAGAAGGATTTATTTATCCATTAAAAACATTAAATTTAACAGAAAAACAATCAGTTGTTCTTGGCTCTGGTGGTGCAGCACGATCTGTTATTCAAGGATTAATAAATTTAAATCTTTCAAAAATCTCCGTAGTAGCACGGAACAAATCATCACTAGATGAATTAATAAAAAATTTTGAAAATCAAATTAAACTTCAGGGTTTGTTAAATAATGATAATCAGGCTCAAAATTTAATCGAAGAAGCAGATTTAGTTGTAAATACAACACCAGTAGGCATGAAAACAGCCAAAAATGAAATGAATATATTGCCATATGGAGAGTCTTTTTGGAGATCTCTTAACTCAAAAACAATCGTTTATGATTTAATCTACAATCCTGCTCCAACTCATCTATTGAAATTTAGCGCCAACAAAGGATGCACGACTATCGATGGTTTGCAAATGCTTATTGCTCAGGGATTAAAATCATTATCGTTTTGGACAAATGGCCTAGAGGTGCCTTTTAATATCATGAATGACTCACTCAAAAATTATCTTAAAAATAAATGA
- a CDS encoding DUF3134 family protein: MDSNKLKIRLDNISEVNPALTCYHRDDPAPVLPLRDEPDLLSWLENTGRLIAEKDGDSQEISTIEEEELSALMGEKEDYKTEEDPSVEDDWED, encoded by the coding sequence ATGGACTCAAATAAACTAAAAATTAGATTAGACAATATTTCTGAGGTTAACCCTGCTTTAACTTGCTACCACAGAGATGATCCTGCTCCTGTTTTGCCGCTGAGAGATGAACCTGATCTGCTATCTTGGCTTGAAAATACAGGGAGGCTTATCGCTGAAAAAGACGGGGATTCCCAAGAGATTAGCACGATAGAAGAAGAAGAACTTTCAGCACTAATGGGAGAAAAAGAAGATTATAAGACTGAAGAAGACCCTTCCGTAGAAGATGATTGGGAAGATTAA